In Nicotiana tabacum cultivar K326 chromosome 11, ASM71507v2, whole genome shotgun sequence, a single window of DNA contains:
- the LOC107788112 gene encoding putative late blight resistance protein homolog R1A-3: MDLESNIGDLIEFIEEKVIIESDLTETLKEGLTFLLPLVRCAASWIKVDEDNELRDLLDRIQSLITKARRDLHLTCDIGTSELECVAFDLLEEIWLLKPHMVLILLPKLGFSTDVIEVRAGCVKSLVFSLESLLKFRADFVAPVQEKLELVKGNLKYLGGFVSFILENFNNGPNDVDEFWDYVTGVIKQTARCISSLCLAEDSDDNMVGGFCFILVDLLHSSKPYVEALKVLPSVLSFSWKLDAFATDFVNFILGAPITEELNSRSYLLVYKDRVQKLQKSLKLLLVYILCNEVQKESLIIFDLVVNEFWSFIKSLDNREMDEHLDKEFDLAISHLVQKMEPAASKILQWIIKVQRSTGLGFSQIDSLGCIDLVSQNLLRLLDHSNYSIARVANQIKFVLAEIKIFKPFLENNVDQQGERKEVLDVCNHMTNLFVIFEYVAAGFLVDKNFSVDLLYTWVKHGDDVIAEIKLFKDIVEFARIFMEKKDAPSDCQTSKPSTPIIDEAVVGLEDQIEILMARVIGGGAELNTIPVIGMPGIGKTTLAKRIYNDRRTSDHFDIRAWCSVSPRHTVSELAQDILISIVDLSNDIYKKELDYLDLLRRQLHRGRYLIVLDEVWDSDIFDELHMCFPDNHNGSRVLVTSGRKYEDPLFDEPLLVRLLTPEESWELLQVKYNHLRLCTREEFRKPPIPNENCPAEVGKEIAVNCRGLPLAIVLVAGFLVNLEDDNDWLTITEEAFSSETNRDVGDCNEIIELSYKNMPGYLRQCFLYFAALPMSTEISVSKLTWLWVSEGFLRRDEVKKPEEVAEDYLNDLMGRSLVMEARRSSKGGLKSCRIHDYLYHFCRDKSKAEKFLPVASRFEDFFLDTPFIPLTRTMIYSSEPGWHRSWPSPLPEKGPFRGVKELVRVLDLGCINIGNTFPREIRRLVHLRFLSLQGRMTVIRSWISMLWNLETFLVKGREGEVTLPDTFFSMKRLRHAHIDNCTFSDSNLSQLECLQTLSTPSLSYDKGNIMRSFPFLQKLKCIFLESWGHSEKLGESCNRFPVLDFLSQLESLNVIYQGGVLQPCEFNFPSNLKKLTLSKFRLPWVEISAISALPNLEVLKLLSEAFEGEEWNVSDEEFPKLKFLKLGNLNITRWNVSDDAFSCLEQIVLQNCRHIEIPSCFGDSCSLQKIEVILCGDSVSLSARKIEEIQCEELANSNFKVIIQNPNRD; encoded by the coding sequence ATGGACTTGGAATCTAATATTGGCGATCTTATCGAATTTATTGAAGAAAAAGTTATAATCGAAAGTGATCTTACAGAGACGCTTAAGGAGGGATTAACATTTCTGTTACCACTTGTTCGCTGTGCCGCTTCATGGATCAAGGTGGATGAGGATAATGAGTTGAGAGATCTTTTGGATCGTATCCAGAGTTTGATCACAAAGGCAAGACGGGACCTTCATTTGACTTGTGATATTGGAACATCTGAACTGGAATGTGTTGCTTTTGACCTACTTGAAGAGATTTGGCTTCTCAAGCCACACATGGTTCTAATACTTCTTCCCAAGCTAGGATTTTCAACAGACGTGATTGAAGTCCGGGCTGGATGCGTCAAATCCCTTGTTTTCAGTCTAGAGTCTTTGCTGAAGTTCAGGGCAGATTTTGTTGCTCCTGTGCAGGAAAAACTTGAACTTGTCAAAGGAAATCTAAAGTATCTGGGAGGTTTTGTTTCCTTCATACTAGAGAACTTTAATAATGGGCCCAACGACGTCGACGAATTCTGGGATTATGTCACAGGTGTAATAAAACAAACAGCACGTTGTATCTCTTCACTTTGTTTGGCAGAGGATTCGGATGATAATATGGTTGGTGGCTTTTGTTTCATCCTTGTAGATCTACTACACAGCAGTAAACCTTATGTTGAAGCCCTGAAAGTTTTACCCTCAGTGCTAAGCTTCAGTTGGAAATTGGATGCCTTTGCAACAGACTTTGTTAATTTCATCCTAGGAGCGCCGATAACAGAGGAGCTCAATTCCCGGTCTTATCTACTGGTCTACAAAGATCGTGTTCAAAAACTCCAAAAGTCGCTCAAGTTACTGCTAGTATATATCTTATGCAATGAAGTTCAAAAGGAAAGCTTGATAATCTTTGATCTTGTAGTCAATGAGTTTTGGTCCTTCATTAAATCATTGGACAACCGAGAAATGGATGAACATTTGGACAAAGAATTTGATCTTGCTATATCCCATTTGGTGCAAAAGATGGAGCCTGCGGCATCAAAGATTTTGCAGTGGATTATCAAGGTACAAAGGTCAACTGGATTGGGCTTTTCCCAGATTGATAGTTTGGGATGTATAGATTTGGTATCGCAGAATTTGCTGAGATTGTTGGATCATAGTAATTATTCAATTGCTCGGGTAGCAAATCAGATTAAATTTGTACTGGCTGAGATTAAaattttcaaaccttttctcGAAAATAATGTTGACCAACAAGGAGAGCGTAAGGAAGTGTTAGATGTTTGCAATCATATGACCAATTTATTTGTCATATTTGAGTATGTTGCTGCAGGATTCTTGGTTGATAAAAACTTCTCGGTTGATCTTCTTTACACATGGGTTAAACATGGAGACGATGTCATTGCAGAAATTAAGCTTTTCAAGGACATTGTTGAATTTGCGCGTATCTTCATGGAAAAAAAGGATGCCCCAAGTGATTGTCAAACATCAAAACCTAGCACTCCAATCATTGATGAAGCAGTTGTAGGCTTGGAGGACCAGATAGAAATATTAATGGCACGGGTAATTGGTGGAGGGGCAGAGCTTAATACCATTCCTGTCATTGGCATGCCAGGGATTGGTAAGACAACACTCGCCAAAAGAATTTACAATGACAGAAGAACTTCAGATCACTTTGATATTCGAGCATGGTGTTCCGTTTCTCCTAGACATACGGTGAGTGAATTAGCCCAAGATATTTTAATTTCTATCGTTGATCTGAGCAATGACATTTACAAGAAGGAGCTAGATTATCTTGATCTTTTACGTAGACAGCTACATAGAGGAAGATACCTCATCGTTTTAGATGAAGTGTGGGATTCTGATATATTTGATGAGTTGCACATGTGCTTTCCGGATAATCATAATGGAAGCAGAGTTCTTGTTACCAGCGGCCGAAAATATGAGGATCCATTGTTTGATGAACCTCTTTTGGTTCGCTTGTTGACTCCGGAAGAGAGTTGGGAGCTATTACAAGTGAAGTATAATCACCTTCGCTTATGTACTCGAGAAGAATTTCGCAAACCCCCAATTCCAAATGAGAACTGTCCTGCTGAAGTTGGAAAGGAAATTGCCGTAAATTGTCGAGGGCTACCTCTGGCCATTGTTTTGGTAGCTGGGTTTCTTGTCAATTTAGAGGACGACAACGATTGGCTAACCATTACTGAAGAGGCATTTAGTTCAGAAACTAATCGTGATGTAGGAGACTGCAATGAAATAATAGAATTGAGCTACAAAAATATGCCTGGTTATCTAAGACAATGTTTTCTATATTTTGCGGCATTACCAATGAGTACAGAAATTTCAGTTTCAAAACTAACATGGTTATGGGTTAGTGAAGGATTTTTACGAAGAGATGAGGTGAAGAAACCAGAGGAAGTAGCTGAAGATTACCTGAATGATCTTATGGGGAGGAGCCTTGTAATGGAGGCCAGAAGAAGTTCAAAGGGCGGGCTGAAATCATGCCGTATTCATGATTATCTTTATCATTTCTGTCGAGACAAATCTAAAGCCGAAAAGTTCTTGCCAGTGGCATCGCGGTTTGAAGATTTCTTTCTGGATACACCATTTATTCCCCTTACCCGCACAATGATATATTCTTCTGAACCCGGTTGGCACCGCTCCTGGCCAAGTCCTCTTCCTGAAAAAGGTCCATTTCGGGGTGTCAAAGAGCTTGTTAGAGTGTTGGATTTGGGGTGCATCAACATTGGCAATACCTTTCCTCGGGAAATAAGAAGGCTTGTGCATCTGAGATTTTTGTCACTTCAAGGTCGCATGACAGTTATTCGCTCTTGGATTTCCATGCTCTGGAACTTAGAAACTTTCCTAGTGAAAGGAAGAGAAGGTGAGGTAACTTTACCAGATACATTTTTCAGTATGAAGAGGCTGAGGCATGCTCATATAGATAACTGTACCTTCTCAGATTCCAACTTGTCCCAATTGGAATGTTTGCAGACCTTATCCACCCCATCTCTTTCTTATGACAAAGGGAACATAATGAGAAGTTTTCCTTTCCTTCAAAAactaaaatgcatatttttggaATCTTGGGGTCATTCTGAGAAGTTGGGAGAATCTTGCAATCGATTTCCAGTTTTGGATTTCTTGAGTCAACTTGAATCGCTCAATGTGATTTATCAAGGCGGAGTGCTTCAGCCTTGTGAATTTAACTTCCCCTCAAACCTTAAGAAATTAACCTTATCAAAGTTTCGGCTGCCATGGGTTGAAATTTCTGCAATTTCAGCATTACCAAACCTTGAGGTTTTGAAACTGCTCTCAGAGGCTTTTGAGGGAGAAGAGTGGAATGTCAGTGATGAGGAGTTCCCAAAACTCAAGTTCTTGAAATTGGGAAATCTGAACATTACGCGTTGGAATGTCAGTGATGATGCCTTCTCATGTCTTGAGCAAATAGTGTTGCAAAATTGCAGGCATATTGAGATTCCTTCTTGTTTTGGTGATAGTTGTTCCCTGCAAAAGATTGAGGTGATCTTGTGTGGAGACTCTGTTTCTCTATCTGCCAGAAAAATTGAGGAAATTCAGTGTGAAGAGTTGGCAAACAGCAATTTCAAGGTCATCATTCAGAACCCAAACAGGGACTGA